In Funiculus sociatus GB2-C1, the following are encoded in one genomic region:
- a CDS encoding IS1 family transposase has protein sequence MPACPICASSKTVKNGRIHNGKQRFKCLDCGRQFVLQPTKKVIDQATRELIDRLLLERISLAGIARAVQVSEQWLQTYVNEKYAQVPRSVHTAPKK, from the coding sequence ATGCCTGCGTGTCCCATTTGTGCGTCTTCCAAAACGGTCAAGAATGGTCGTATCCACAACGGTAAACAACGGTTTAAATGCCTTGACTGCGGACGACAGTTTGTCCTCCAACCGACTAAAAAAGTGATCGACCAAGCAACACGGGAGCTGATTGACCGATTGCTGTTGGAACGCATTTCTCTGGCTGGAATCGCTCGTGCCGTCCAGGTTTCTGAACAATGGCTGCAAACCTATGTTAATGAGAAATATGCTCAGGTGCCCCGAAGCGTGCATACGGCACCCAAAAAA
- a CDS encoding CopG family ribbon-helix-helix protein, with protein MSKETITFRLDTEKKIALDEIASGIERDRSFVLNQAIDAYLEVHSWQLDHIKEGLRQADAGEFASDEEVAAAFAKWRK; from the coding sequence ATGAGCAAAGAAACCATCACCTTTCGCTTGGATACTGAAAAAAAAATCGCTCTGGATGAAATTGCGTCGGGTATAGAGCGAGATCGCTCCTTTGTTCTCAACCAGGCAATTGATGCTTATCTGGAAGTCCATTCCTGGCAGCTAGACCATATTAAAGAAGGTCTGCGTCAAGCGGATGCTGGCGAGTTCGCTAGCGACGAAGAAGTAGCTGCTGCCTTTGCTAAATGGCGCAAGTAA